The genome window ttccTAATTTTTGTAAGAGCATAAAAATATGTTAGCCACTGTTAAATGTAAACTGTTAAAACATTCGACCTGAATAAAAAGTCAACATATGAGATGAGATTATTACTTTAAATGTCACACATGCCAGTGGTTCAAAGTGCCAGGTTTTGCGCAACTTTTgatgtttttctcaaaaatattggtcAAATTCCTAAATGTACGACTTCAGATGCTTTCAACTTGAGGGGTTCCACTATATTTTTAACAACTGACCTCCTGCAGAGGTGTGAAAGCAAACTTTAAAGATTCACTACAAATGACCACTGTCTTTTCCCCTCCAGGAGTCATATGTGTGGAAGATGTACCAGGAGAGATGCTGGGACTTCTTCCCGACCGGCGACTGTTTCCGGAAGCAATACGAGGATCAGTTGGGCTAAAGACAGCAAACGTGTCTGGTGACTTTCTTAGATATGACACGGACTGGAAACATGACTTCATTCTAGTTAAGATGAAAATTTGCTGATAAATgtagcaaaatatatatatattctttttttttttttttaaatgagactgAATTTGGTTTGATGGGAGGCATCCAAGTTGGTACCAAAATGGGATGACGCCTCTTTTATGCAACATTTTCTCACCTTTTCACCTGCTCAACCCACAATGTTTAACACATACGAAGCTTGACATcagataccgtaatttctcgtgtataatgcacacccatgtataatacgcaccaccaaagttgacctcaaaattctgggaaaacccttctacctatctatagtgcatttttacaatgcatgattttgcttctacccatatgatcaaaacgtttaaaaaaaaaaactaacaaaatacaggtaaataattattaacttaagcactttatttgaacacgtaaacctttttttattattattgctcttattttgaaattcacagccctacttttatttagtcaatgcgaaaacacacagttgtgctcatatgtttgattacccaggcagaatttgtaagatgggtacaattctttaaagaaaagatgGACCCggcaaaacatttaattttattttaatgggattcaaattaaacggtcaagcatttcagaaaagcattatcattaaataaaacagaacCATAAAGAactgaatgatggttgttgttcattccctatgtataatgcacactattgacttgacaattttttggggggggaaatgcgcattatacacgagaaattacagtacttattTTTGATCGCCGCTGATACAGAAATTAAACCTCATATCTGCCttttaaaaatctgtttaaacatgactcgtcactttaaatgcCAAGGTGCCTTTTAAGAAactatgcacacacaaaaaaacaagacatttttgtcCCTCTTGACACAGACAGTGCTCATGCTTATGCTAATTTTGTGGCTTTtatgtgaaagaaaaaaaaaacatttgttatatAAAATCTAGACGTGTAAAATGTTCAGTTTTTTCTTATGCTGCCTGTCTGCACTTGTTTCCACAACAGAAGAGCCAAACagagaacaaaagaaaaacacattgatGCCACATCAGCTGCTGTTTTATGGAAATAtacattatacacacacatgtagtaGTTTTGCATTTGTTCAAACGAGAGACGGGAATGAATAAAGTAAACTGAGGCAATAAAACATGACTCGTCACTTAAGCAGCTAATCCCTTTGATAGTGACCTACATGTTCTCAATCTGATATAATACTGACATGCATTATCTTATCAGtcaaaggttttaaaaaaaaaaaaaaaaaaaaaaaggcccctgACGGGACACTCATTGCAAACACTTACTTAAAGGCGACAATTTAAAACTgttcgttaccatgacaaccagggAAAAGCTGGGGCACTGCGACGAGGTGATTGGCTACTTGTTCGCAAGCAGCCCCATTTTATGTACACAAAAGCAAGCCCCCATGAGGAAGAAGTGACAGCACAATTTATATTTTCACCCATGGAGGGAGCACTACCACCAAGCCgccaaattacacttgtcaatgaATGGGCAGATCCTGCACATGGTAACACTGCAGGTCTTTTGGCTTTAACATAATAGGGCTTCCAATTTTCTTCTGTCCCCTTTAAGTAatgattcaaaatgtttaatcatcattGTAGTTACAATAATTGTATtatctttatatttaattaatttacatttgtattattcCCACTACTTCTCTTTTTTGATTGGCTGGGTGCTCAActaaccaaatatggttccttggcGTATAGAGGCCTACACATTTGTACCCTTTTAAATTAATGACCATTTTGGTTGCTAACataggtgtatgtgtgtgtgtgcgcgtgcgcacaGTATTTATAGATTTTAAATGCACTAAATTTTAGCTCTAGATGGATGCAACATTCGCATGTTTGGGCATTGCAGCCTCCATATCGGCATGGCAAATTTCAGTCCAGGTTTTTGCTTGTAGCTCCTGTCTTTGCTACGATCCACCTCGCTGTGACGGTCAGGAGATCATGCTGTCCAACCAGTCCTCCAGGTCCTCCTCAGTCATTTCCTGCTTGACAGAAGCGGACACGGGAGGTGCAATTTGGTCGTCTTTGGTCTCCTCCATCTTCTCTTCAATTAGCACCTCAGTCACTGTGTCTAACTCTGCAAATTGAAAGAAGACCTCAGTgaaatctttgttttccttagGCACAAGAAGCTAAGCTAAACAACTAGCCAAGAACACCGAGTAATTGGTTGAGTAGCATTTACAGAAATTTGAGTGAACTACTACACTGCAACCAGCTGAGGTGCTGTTGATTGAGTATCAGTTTGTTTGCTGTCTAAAGTAGTGGTGTCCAAAGTTCAGCCAAGGAGCCATTTGTGGCTCGCCGcatgttttttattcattttgtgttgACTGGTCACATATTCTGACCAAATTAAACGCTGCCCGCGTCAAAAAAGTTACGAGGAAAAGTTCAAATGTTTAGCATAGCGCTctacttttttaaacaattaaaaataataaatgtaacaaACATTTAGTTACAATatgtcacttttttgtttttatgaaaactttttttggtttttgttttctcaaatcGAATGTTACAAGATATCATGCAAGTTTTAAATTTAGATACAGAATAGACAaatacaaggtgtgtcagaagaATTCCAGAACTGGcatcacaaaagatatatttcaaacccaaactgcACAAGTTTTTCCCTTCAGTGTAATCACCCTGGAGTATACTGCAACTATGACCTTAGCTTTCTGCAACCATCAAACTTTTTTCCCGTTTTATATACACATCTTGTGCTAGGGAGAGTCATCACCAGTGATGTTCGAGTAAGAACCGGCGACCAAACACCAGAGAGCCTTTAGTAGAAGAATCCGACATTATCAAGATTGAAGAAGGAAAGACAGCTGAAGTCCAAAATCAAAGTCATGTTGATAACATTCTTCAATATGAGGGGCATCTTCCACTGCGAGACGATCAACCAGCGCGTCTAAAAAAGAGATTCGTCAGCGTTAGCATCGCTCAATGCGTGACAAGAGGCGAGAGTTGTCGCACGACAACTCACGGCTGCTCAAAATGCCATGCACATCCGACTGTTCCTGGTCGAGAAGAACATTGTTGGAGCAGTTTCCCTACTCTgtgtgatttccccccccccccccccccccctctttctgAAGCTCAAGGGGAGTCATCTGTTTGGAAGACGTGGACAACATTGTCATGACGTCGGATCCCCGAACAATCCTTCCAGTATTGTATGAAGGCATGGCAAAGATAGCTTAGAAACTGAATTAAGACTCCAGGTGGTTTACTTTGAAGGGGAATATTTGTAGGTTGTTGGATTTTAAACATATCTTTTTTGACACGAGTCTTGGTGTGGTCTTGGAGTTTAACACCTTTCCATGTTGTCCTTCAGCATATTGAATTGCTTTTATCATGTTTCATAAACACAAGTTGAAGAAGccccttttctgtttttctgtatGGGGCCCTCAGTGGGAAAATTGTGGACATCCCTGGtctaaagaaaaacagcatgaCATCggctatgggaagttgagctacatccaTGTAGATCTCCCCTATAGCTTCGGATATCATTACTCAGCTCCATTCACATAGAAATTATAACAGGAGTGCGGAACATTAGGAGATTCTGCCATCAATTAATAACATTTGTTAATTAACTAATAATTTTCTCTTAATGTACAAAGAAATGCTATCAAATGCACATCTGCATAAAGGACTGAACACATAATCATATAGAGTGCTAACCTTTCAGCACACCAGTGCTCTCAACGTTGACAGGCTGGCCTCCTGAGACAGGACACAACGGTTTCGCTAAAGTGAGCAGCTGGTCCAGCTCTTCATCCACGTCGTCCGCCGAGGGCGTAACGGCACTCGAGGGAGCCTGAAAGTCAGCGCTGGCAGCTAGGCTTAAAGTCTTGGTGGTATTAAGAGCGGTGCTAGGGTCTTTCGAAGCTAGGGATGGAGGTGTGAATGAGGAGAGCTTGGGCTTCTCCTGTTGGGGGGCCAAAGTCATTGTGGGCAGGTTGACTGGTGTTGAAACCTGAAATATAAAACAAGAAGACATGGCCTCCATATTTTCACACCGAACTCTTTCCTGGTTTACATGGTTGTCAAGCCTCTACACCACACTGACATTTTTCTACTCCAATTAAAATCCTCATTTGTGTTGCCATTAATGGAAACATTTCAGTGTAGAAGTGTTCCAGCAGTAGAAGTATTCTTGAATGGTTTAACCTTTAAAATCCTCAATGTGTTTTGAAGACGGAGTTCAACTAATCCTTGTCCAAATGATTTATtcctattgatttttttgtcgTCTTCTCATAAAACGTTTAATCTCAATGTGAGTCTCCATTCTCCAATGTCGTTAATCCTGCACAATGTATATTATTCTCAAGAGGAAAGAAATAACAATGTTGAATGTCTAAGATGCTACCTGAACTAGCTCAGCTTCCAGGTTGAGTCTCTGATGAAGAGGCACTTGTTCAAGCCTCTGGGCCAATGCTGGGAGGTCCACAAACATGGTAGACATCTAGAGCAAAACCCAAAAAAGTCAGTACGGTACAGCTTGACTTCATTGTGCTAATACATTCAATGAAGAAGTCCCTCTAATGTGGCTAAACATAAAACTGTCTTTACATTGTAGTTTTACCCCACTAGAAACCACACACTCCTTGTTTTACGAGCATAAATCCAAATTTGGCTTTGCTatagaaaaaataattatgttataaagagggaaaataaattatttaaaagctCAACAAGCTATGACTCACAGATGATTTTGTATGGCTGTTGATTTCTAATACagttaatacattttaagtatCATTTACTGCATTAATAAACTCATCATTGTGTATCTGAACtaataaaccaaaaatgcatGGTGGTAGACAGCCACATTGTATTCCACTGCGCATCtggattttctcatgcacttcatcaccaagccttATGTAGTTCTGTCTGGGGAAATTGGTTGATTAGGTGATTTTCATTAGCCCTTTGACAACTAAAATACAGCCAATGCATTTCAGTGGGATACAATAATTATCTGCATGAAACTACTGCCAATCATTATGCATTGAACACGGATGCTGAtatttaatcaataaataatgcTGTTCCAAAATGTGCACTGTATTTTAGGCCACCTAGACGAATCAATGGCCCTCAAAGCAAGCAGAGTATAGATTTACCTGACTGGATGAAAATGTGTCCTTCTCCCAGTCTTTTTCTTCAGAAAAGCGGAATTGAGTGAAGCAATCCCCTGAGGATGACGGTGAAAGAGCATTTTATTTGACACTTCAACCATTTACAGAGTAACATTATTCACCTAAACTCTGCATTATAACAGATCTTTGGTTTCTTTGTTCATttacatacaaagaaaagataacATCTGTGGGTCAACCTTTGCAAAGCAATCAAGGGCCTTGTGTAAACAGTCAAGATTCAGAACCAACGTGACGCCATTTTGCTTCCAAAACAAACCCACTGAGGGCTCTCGGAAGCACATAAGCACAGAGGTTGTGTTGTCAACAAGTCGGAAAGCTGCGGAAGCACATTCATCTGACAGACCTAACTTGTTAACATCTTTTTAGCGCAAATGGCGAATAGTGTGAGAATGGACATGCTGGAACGCATCACCCACAAGGACTGTGAAATGAGAACACGCGCTGGCCGTCGGGTCTGAAGGGCTCTTCAAAGCTCTCATTATAATTGCGCTGATCTCCACATCCAAACAGGAGTATGTAATTTGATGTCCAATAAACATGTGGCTGGGAATATTGCAGACAAAGTCATTATTGAACCAAATGCATTGAAAGATGCAGGGTAAAATCTTTCATTGTCCAGAACAAATTGTGTTCAACCTTGAGGGTTCGGCTGTATCTCAGGATCAATAAGAGTTTGGGCATACAAAAGGTAATAGCCCATCGCCACCAAATATGTTCCCCACCTTTCTTTGATTGAAATAGAAGTGCCAATGCTTAATGGATTCTATCTATTTTAGGTgccataaaaacaaatgaaagaataacaaaaacatgttccTTGAAACACTAGCACATTAATGTGTAAGTCCACACCTCATATTTCACACAATAAAATCGAatcccatttttgttgttgccccTTGAGACATGAACTGACTCACCAACTATTAAGTACATCTAGACACAACCCATGTTCCAGAAAGTCCACAGCCTGCAGGGAATGATGAGTGATTAACTGACCAATAAACTCCTGTGTTCATCATGAAAAAGCACACTCTGCACTGCTTATGCTGAAAACAACCTCATTCAGAACTAGAATTGGGATTATTTCCAAAGAATGAGTGCATGCGCAAGAAGCGAGAATTAACAGAGTAGGTAGAAGGACGGCTAGGTCTCGACAGAGAAGAAGGTACAGGCGGTTTACTTTGAACaaggggaacaaaaaaacaagactaagCCAAAGACTAATGGTGTCCTCTTGGTCCAAAACAAGGCCACACTAATGCTGAACAGTCAGCAGGTGTGCCGTCAGGACGTAGTCACAAACTGTGGACACGGGTCAGTCTGACAAACACAGATGGAGGCTCAGTTGGAGACTTGACAGAAGAGCGGTAGTTGGTCGCAGTCTGCCGGGTGTGCTGAATATTGCAGACATGCTGCTTTCAGGTGTGGTACTTGGGACCATCTGCAGTTGTCCTGCACTACTTTGCTTTACAGAGAGTGATGGGGGTCAAAAGGAGAGGCTGCGGGAGGGCTTTTGGTCTCTGGCAGAGAGAAAAATGACATGTGAAAAGAACCATTTTCAAGGTTACAAAGGTTGAAGAATGTCAGCTTTACGTGACAGCAGGATGAAACCATTTAACAGCTGCTGGTGTACAAGACAGAGACTTGTAAACAAAGGTTGAGGGTAATTATCAATCAATTGTTACAGGTAGAATTTGTCTTTTAAATTTATAGAAAATATTAAAGGGAAAGTGCATA of Phyllopteryx taeniolatus isolate TA_2022b chromosome 18, UOR_Ptae_1.2, whole genome shotgun sequence contains these proteins:
- the aven gene encoding cell death regulator Aven → MEGRPTRVRGGGWKRGGRGGNDGGRFGGEHRGRSRGRGGHHRGRGTKDHHRGRGRGGNVHATEFQHRSEVEEGDFDEEGHSTVFSRRKLQSNWDRYEDSETQETPDNMPTLRGTDYHVLLGSAGDCFTQFRFSEEKDWEKDTFSSSQMSTMFVDLPALAQRLEQVPLHQRLNLEAELVQVSTPVNLPTMTLAPQQEKPKLSSFTPPSLASKDPSTALNTTKTLSLAASADFQAPSSAVTPSADDVDEELDQLLTLAKPLCPVSGGQPVNVESTGVLKELDTVTEVLIEEKMEETKDDQIAPPVSASVKQEMTEEDLEDWLDSMIS